The sequence ttttagtATTGACCACCAGAATCTCAGAACGTTTCTGCCGAGTGGTATAAGGAATTAGTACAGAAGAAATATGAatctttacattttatttgttttaatcaaaTCTTGCTAACGATATGCCGGCAACAGATGGGATAGTTTTTTTATTTGCCTTTTGTTTTCTGTTTGTATGGATCTATTTTTAATCTATCTTAATCATTTGAAGGATAACTGTCTGAGTTGACAGAATGTCAGGATCTACTCAGGAAATGTTGATGTATGACTTTGAGTATTTACTTTGTAACTGTTTCACTTCATATTTTTCAGGatactttttacatttttggaccagcatttattttattattgacCACCTCATAACTAATCTACATGGTGGTATACAAAAGTAGTACAGAAGATATATTATAGGCTACTCCGCATTTCTTTCATTTCTTAGACATTTTAGTAAATATAGCTGAAAGTTTGTTTtctttgtattttttatagatttGTTTGTGATAATTATATGTCAAAGACTACCAAACCTACCACAACTGGTGGAATTGAGGAAATGTTGCTTTGTGATAAAAATGTTAATGTTTTTTTCCTATACATTATttgacatttgttttattttgaccAGCAGAATCTCATATCTTATCAGCATAGTGGTATAATAAACCAGTGCAGAAGGAATATTATACTTTACTTTTTGAATTTCATTTTTATATTTCCGTTTCTGCCTTTtcaatttattatttaattagcctttttttgtttttattgtgaTGATTTTTTTTGTAAAAGACAACAAATTAAACTAAACCTTGAGGCTCGTAAAAAAAAGGAAGCATGCCTAACGCTGCCTTAAACAGTTTTACTGTAATCATGAGCAAGCTGTTCATTTACTGTGTTTTCAATCTATAGAAATCAGTTAAAGGATAACTGTCATTTTTCACTTGGAAAGAATGTCAGGATCTACTCAGGAAATGTTGATGTATGACTTTGAGTATTTGTAAGGACACGTTTTACATTTTTGGACCAACATAATCTCATAGGCAATCGGCATGGTGgtataaaacatgtttttattatttcttaGACATTTTACTTAATATAGCTGACAGTTTGCCTGTTTTATATTTTTACTTTAGGTTATTTTCTTCGTATCTTTATTCGATTTTTCTGTGATAAGTATATGTTAAAGACTACATTGAGGAAATGTTATCATGAGCAAGCTGTTCATACTCAGAAACATGTTATTGTATGACTTTGGCAAGCATGTTTTTGCACAGTTTAACTGTTATATTTGATGTTTTGAAGTATTTCTCTTTACATTTTTGGACTAACATTACAGTATATCACTCTTGACCACCAGAATCACATAATTAATCTGCATTGTAAACTAGTACAGAAGAAATACGTGTCTTcacattttgaacatcattgtgTGTTTTGATGTTTTTTCCTCTACTTTTGACCACCAGGATCTCAGAACTACTGGTATAATAAACTAGTGCAGAAGGACTATGATACCTTACTTTTtgaattttatttttaaatgtccttTTCTGCTTTGTCAATTGAATAGAATTCATTGAAAGAATTGAATTTCTGTCTGAGGAATATGTCAGGATCTACTCAGGAAAATGTTGATGTATGACAAGCATATTCTGTGTGTAAGTGTTTCATATTATCTTTTTTAATATTACTCTACATTTATACCACCATTTATAATCTGCACGGTCGTACAATAAAGTACAACAGAGGAAATTCCCATGGTATGTTGTATTTTATATTTCTTTGACATTTTAGTAAACGTAGATAGTAATTGATTGTCTTTGATTTATCTAATATGCTTTACCTGTGAGGTCACTAGTTTTTATTAGGTACATATCCCAAAACAGGACTGGTCGTAACGCTTGAGTGTTTGAAATCAAATTGATGGAAATGTTGGAAAGCTTTACTCTTAGATTCAGAAAATCGTCCAGACTTTAAACATGTATCTTTAAAGCTGTCCATAATGGTCCTAAATTGTGACTTTGATCATTACACAGAATACTTTCCATGTAGATCCATTTGTAATTCATACTAAATGGAATTAATTACTATTTAATTCATTCAGTTCTGCTTATAGTTTTTTACTTTAAAACCTACCGTTCACTTAACCTGCATGGACATAAATCACTTATTGTAATTTCCATTCAGTTAAAATTGCAAAGATATTGAAGAAACAGGAATGAAGTTCAGTAAAATATTAGTTTGATTCCAAATAGTTTTGACTgtttaactatatttatcaatcaagcctgatgaaattaatcatctaaataaaatgcaagactgccttaaggacttaaaaacgtggatgaccttaaactttttgatgttaaacacgaccaaaactgaagttattgtacttggcccgaagaatctacgaaacaaattatctaaagacatactaactatggatggcattaatttggcctccagtgagactgtaaggaatcttggtgttatatttgatcaggatttatcctttaacgcccacataaaatcaatttcaaggaccgcctacttccatctacgtaacattgcaaaaatcaggcatatcttgcctcaaaacgatgcagagaaactagtccatgcatttgttacttctaggctggattattgtaactccttattatcagggagtaccaagaagtcagtcaagtcgcttcagcggattcaaaatgctgcggctcgtgtactaaccagagttaggaaaagggaccacattactcctgttctggctgccttacactggctccctatagaacacaggatagaatttaaaattcttcttctcgcctacaaagcccttaatgggcaggcgccatcttaccttaaagaactcattataccctactgtcctactagggcattgcgttccaagaatgcagggttgttggttgttcctagaatctttaaaagtacaatgggagccagagccttttcttatcaagctccacatttgtggaatcagcttccagtttgtgttcgggcggcagacaccctatccgtttttaagagtgcgcttaagaccttcctttttgataaagcttatagttagggctgattagattcagcccctagttttgctgatataggctagtttgtcgggggacatcttacttcttccttctctctgtctgtacctgtgtactctcatgttccgattaacccagcttccccaaatgtctttctttttggtgtctatatacgctgggatccggagtcatggatgatcctgcggtcctgtgtcccggatcgcgagcgctggatcttgagtcgtggctgtggtcctggatcataggtcctggatggatatcctcgtggattcatcttcctattatacacatatgcatttccaaacatttggactacctatgttgcaaatgtattatcttttcaatttacacacggcatctattgcacgtctgtccgtcctgggagagggatccctcctctgttgctctccctgaggtttctcccatttgtccctttaaactgggttttctttggaagtttttccttgtacgatgtgagggtctaaggacagagggtgtcgtattgtcatactgatattctgtacacactgtgaagaccactgagacaaatgtaacatttgtgatattgggctatataaataaacattgattgattgattgattgattgactgacacAAAAAAGCTGACAAAAACATTGCCATAAATGAAAACGACTGACTAACAAAAGTTGTTTTATTCTCATGTaaataaattacattattttttgttacaaaaataaaatgaaacccaACCAACATGAACCAAACTTATGCATTTCAGACAAAAAAAAACGTGAATCTGGAAATCGGACGATCATAATGTGTCTTACAAATGCTTTAACAAAAGTTTTACTTCTCAGGGACTGAATACCTCTCCCCGTCTATTGACCCACCTGTTGTGATCGGACCATAGGCGCAAACAAACCACAGCACATCACAAACAACACAAGAGTAAAGAGCAAGTTAAAAAAGGAATTTGTGCAACAGAAGTTGGGGCTGGGCAGTTTGTTTGCCATGAGAATTACACCTGAGGAGACAAGTTGACAAAACGACAATTAAGAGCCTCTACCAGTGTAACAACTGAAGGAAAACTGATTTTAGATAACACAATGTGATTGATGACACAAAAGGTTTTTGCAAAGTTGTAATGACACAAGGACGATACTAAAGCAGTCAGCTCTTACTGATACACTGGTATATGATCatactaaaagaaaatgttacACCAACTTGCAGATACTAAAAAACTAAATTCAGTGCAAACGCACAGCTTCTCTTAACGTCTCAGTGTGATTTCTGCAGTGGTCAGTCCAGACAAACATCACAGCAGAAGGAAACACTGGAGTTACATTTAACTTCATGTACTGAAGGAGAAATCACTCAGATTATAGGATGTTGAAGGTGTAATGTTCACTCAGTGCTGGTTCTTCATGCCCTGTGGTTTGCCTGGTTTCTTATCCTGCTgcagctgcagctgctgctgctggcctcGGCCCGGCCCAGACATCCCTCTGCCACGACCGCCAAACAGACCTGACAAGAGACatgtataaatacaaatatagagAATGCTAcaatatttgtgttactgtatgaCAAAAATGTACGTTTCAGTAAAGAAATAAAAACGTAGAATTTCATAGGTAATCGGCACGAtggtatacattttttttttttttttttcttagacATTTTACTTAATATAGCTGACAGTTTGCAggttttttatttttactttaggtttttttctttgttttttattagatttttcTGTGATAAGTGTTAAAGACTAACTTGAGGAAATGTTGTCTTTAACAAACATTAAAGTACATGACAAATATAGAGAATGCTACAATATTATACAGTATGACAAAAATGTACGTTTCagtaaataaattaaatacttCACGTCTTTAACTTAAAGCCAGGTTTTGCTATATAATTACATTTCTCACCTTTTAAACCTTACAATGCATTCCGAGATTTTAATTACACATCTTTAGGGCTAGACTTGATGCTCCTGAGAGTATGTGGACTTTATATTATGAGAAATTAGGAAACAAACTTAAACTGTCATGGCAATATCAATGTTATGACCAAAGGCACAAAAGAAAGCTGTTCCACTCACCTCGGccgactcctcctcctcttcctttgCCCTGCTGTTTGTTCTGCTGGGGGCCTCCACGTCCGCGGCCCTTCGACACCACCTCCTCCTTCACCATGTCGATGATCTCATCGGGGATTCGCAGGTACTTGATGGTACTTCCTCTGATGTAGCACTCAGGCATCCTCCAGAACTTATCTCCATCCTGTTAGAGTGGAGAGGGGCTGTCAATGCATTCTAATCTTAATGTGGCTGTGCTTTGTAAAGAAGGTATGCACAACCAGCTTCAGTCTATAGCTTTTTGGTCTGAAGAGGAGCTGTATGTAAGGTTGTGCTGTTTTAAATAGTTATTTAGAGCTGCGAGGATTagttgacttcaatgttaagaTGTTCTGCTTTTCTCAGTTCCACTAAACTGAATATCTTTGGTTCTGACAAAACAAGGCATTTAAAGACATCACCTTTGACTTGAGACTAGGATGGACATTTTTAACTCGTTTTATATAAACCTATAAGAATCAGCAGTTAATAATGCAATTAatatagaaaataaatgtaagctgCAAGCCTCGAGTGTGCCATTCTTTGTTTTCAGTTTGTGTCCCACATgatttgtgtaactgtttacatgtcaaaaaacaaaccaaactaAATAGGAGCGATACTTTATAACAGTCAGTAGCAGTGCGTCTAAAGTGTTAGTGATGGCAGAGACGTGAGACCAGAGCTCAGCTTTACCCTCGAGGTGCAGATGACTTCTCTCAGGTTGATGTTCATCCAGTTGTCACAGCTGACCAGGTGACCATTATATGTCTCTCCATTTTTCAGCTCCACCAGCTGAAGATAAAACAAGTTGTTTTAGAGTCCAGGCTACAAATTGCAGGCTGGATGAAAGAACAACTTATAATTACGTCACAGTTAACATGCCAAATAATTAATGAAGTAATGTAAAGATAAAAGACAGTGAAATAAGTTGCTGTCCCATCTGCAGCCATAACATGAAGGCTTCAGTGTCTTCTCACCATAGGATGGTTCTGGGCAGTCTTAAGCAGAGATAGTGGAAGCTGGAAAAGGACAGAAAAACACATATCATACCTTGATAAAGAATCATCAAAATAAGATATAAGTTACCTTATGGTATCACGTGTTCAGTGTTAAAACATTTGTAATTTGAAATAGTTGTAATATAATACTTTGCCATAAATTGAAAATTAATACAAATTCGTTTTGTATTGTACGTCATTATAATATTCTCGACCAGTGATTTATCTGCAATGTTTAAACACTGTTTATCATACACTGTCATGTGCGCTAACTCGCCATATTTAACGCAAGGAGTCAAAAACATACTTTTTTTCGAGTTTTAAGTAGCAAGCTCACAACTTTGGCACAATATCAACTTTCTCTGTTGCTGCATGTAAAGTCTGCACGCATTTTAAAACAGCCACTTTGTCAATTATGTTTAGTTTAGATTCCGTAACGTAAGCTAATTTTACTTGGCTAGCACAGCATTGTGTGACCCAGCGCTACAGAGCTGCTAACTGTTAGCTGAGCAGCAAGCGTGCCAACGAAAACCTAAAAAGGTAGCTATTAACGTGATATCGTaacagtacaaattaaatactCACCATTGTGATAGTATGtctttattgttttgtgtttcacTTTTTGTCTAGGCCCTTTGCTGACATGAATTTACAAAACCTCCTAATGttcttcttcgtcttcttcCTTATTTCCGGCGGTACGGTGTGTGATAACGGCTGTATTTATAAGATGCTGCCATCTGCCGTCAACAGCAGTCACTGCAATGCAATGAAAATATAGAATGGAGTGCCTGAGGTTGGTGAAAAAAAGTCTATGATTGTCCTTTTAATGTGTGCTCCAGAAatagtcagacagacagagcaACCATACAAAAATGTGTTACCCATTGCAGTAATCTTTTAAAGGACCCATAAACAGTGATTCAGAAGCGGATTTTGAAATAATGTTCAGCtttgttgacaaaagaaatacaaaatccAATTAATTAATGAACCAATATTAATATGAATACTTTTTGAGAAACGGTAGGAGATTAAATAAAACATCTCTTAAAAATATAGCATATTAACTATATGGGCACACTTGAGGTATATAGTTTGTAAAAAGTCAACATATTTTCTTATTCTACCTTTAAAAGAGCTTGAAAACGTGACTTTATGGATATGATATTTCTTCAGTTAATGTAATacattgaaataaaaataaacaacgTTCTCGTTTTGGTAACATTTTAAATCCAAGGTTTCTTGTctaaaataatatttgtattgggTATCAATtctcatgttgttgtttttccagAATCGTACATTGACATTGACATTGATAGCctttcacaaaaaaaaaacgtttcttcttattactttacaaaataaacatcaaAACCATCAATAGAGAACcgcatctataaaaatgtcaaaaatagtgaaaatgttcacgagacaaagtgcaaggttatatctttagatgttttgttttagcctatgtactgtacgtcttaatgctcttatatgtgacggaccggtgtgacttccatgaaataatattttatatcttcccaacagacgagctgacaggaagcctaacactctaacaaccacaacattgcaaaggcgagtaaatgtaaattaaaaacaaatcacaatttttgtatttcttcttctttcttccagtgaggtgaagctgaccttgcactttgtGCGAGTAAGGAtgttcctcacgcaggctgaatgtttctccctccttactgacacagaagcccttgatttgcaatgcttcactaattgtcatttccctggctctgtcgggacactttacctccagcacagcggaagaccctaccagaccatctggagatgcccccaacaatcctgattgggagagccacaaacctgactcatggacctgcatctgggttgcagtggtgaatgccctgacgccctcacattcattcatagtcccccactgtacagacaaaacaccatcaagggcctgttgtttCCCTAGCAtcctggcaataagggaagcagtcacacgctttgacctcaggacagctccaaagttgctggcagtcaaccttcctttcctgaacaaatgccagtttgggttggttcgctgaccagtggtagccacctgaattgccctctgttgctcctcagacaatgccatgcttgccacaattgcctcaggtccttgatgcccaacagatttgagaatttcaggaacagtaagtgtttccaagctgtagtgttcctcttctggcgcaggggagagaagccaagaaattcctgagaacctgcccccgagtctgtccctcagccagtcacgatcttcggaggtgggctctcttgtcagcgggttgaatgacttattggttggaggaaatagctcctccactgaatgtgtacatttagctgcctttggcttcttccactgacagggggtgtcagtgcagctgaaattgtggatggcaaagatggctaattcagccgcatgactgcatttccattctccacgtgggcattcacattttgtggagagaattccc is a genomic window of Pseudochaenichthys georgianus chromosome 4, fPseGeo1.2, whole genome shotgun sequence containing:
- the lsm4 gene encoding U6 snRNA-associated Sm-like protein LSm4, giving the protein MLPLSLLKTAQNHPMLVELKNGETYNGHLVSCDNWMNINLREVICTSRDGDKFWRMPECYIRGSTIKYLRIPDEIIDMVKEEVVSKGRGRGGPQQNKQQGKGRGGGVGRGLFGGRGRGMSGPGRGQQQQLQLQQDKKPGKPQGMKNQH